CTATAACACTAAAATCTGTATCTGTATATCCTAATTGTTCACATTTTTTAGTTATAAATCCAACGTCAAATTTAGCATTGTGAGCAACAAGAGTACAGTCTTTAACAAAATCTAGGAATCTAGGCATAACATTTTCTATAGTTTCTGCATCTCTTACCATATTATCATTAATACTTGTAAGTTCTATGATTTTTTGAGGTATAGGCATTTCTGGATTAACAAATTCTGAAAATTTTGAAACAACCTTTCCTGCCTTTAGCTTAACTGCACCTATTTCTATGATTTTATCATTAATAGCACTAAATCCTGTTGTTTCTATATCAAATACTACAAATTCTTCTTCATTCATATATATATCTTTAGGATTTTTAACAAGAGATGCTTCATCATCAACAACATAGGCTTCTATTCCATATATTATCTTAAAATCTTCATCCATTTTTACATGCTTTGCAAGAAATGGAAAAGCATGAACTACCCCATAATCTGTAACAGCTACTGCTTTATGTCCAAAACCTTTAGCAATAGATATTAATTCTTTTGAATCAATAGTTGAAGTCATTTCACTCATATTAGTATGAGCTGCAAGTTCTATCCTTTTAATTTCACTATTATCAACTCTTTTTTCTTTACCATTTTCAACTATTTCAATTTTGCTTAATACTAAAGAATAATCATCAAAATATTTATTGTATTTTCCTTGAACTTCTACTATATCTCCAAGTTTAAATTGAATTTCTTCAATTGAATTTACAAACTTAGTACAGGCAATTGATGAATTTATATTATCTGTTATATATATAGATACCCTAACTTTACCATTTTTAGTAGTAAATAGGTCCATATAGAATATTTCACCACGTAGTGCTATTTCTTGACCTACTATTATATCTTCAAGTTCTTTAAATGAACTAACATTCATTTTAGTATATCTTGCCTTATTTTTTACTTCTATTCCTGATTTTTTAACCTCTGGTGCCTTTATATCTAGCTTATATTCTTTAACTATATTATCATCTGATTTAAACTCTACTTCTTCAACCTGATCTTCTACCATATATTTAATATTAACGTTATATCTTAAAGAAAACTTTTCATTTAAAAATCTATATATTTTCTTACTATTTTGCTCTATAATTTGAGAACTCATAGGAAAAATTCCACGACTTTTAATATTTATAGTATTATCTACTAATTTAAAGCTAACCTTAGGTAATTGAGAACCAAATAAGATATCTATTGATTTAAGATAAGTTATGGCAAATTTAACTATTTCTTCATCACTAAATTTTTCAGAATAACTTTTATTTAATATTTCAAACTCTATTTTTATATCATCTTTTAATTTCAATAAAATATTAGTTATTTTCTCTATATCCTCAAATACACCATCATTTAATTTTAATAATTCAAAATATATGATTACCTCATAATTTTTTGAATTAATAAGAGCTAATTCATGTATTTTAATGTTTTTTAAACCTAAATTATCTTCACTAACTTCTAATAAACTATAATTTGGTTTCATTAAATATCACTTTCCATTTCCCTTTTAATTTTTAAATATTCATCTATAAATGCATCTATATCCCCATCCATAACTTTATCTACATTTCCTTCTTCATAATTAGTTCTATGATCTTTTACTAATTTATATGGTTGGAATACATATGACCTTATTTGTGAACCCCATTCAATTTTAGATTCAACTCCTTTTAAGTTTTTAAGTTCATTTTCTCTATTTTGCATTTCTATTTCAAAAAGTTTTGCACGTAATACTTTCATAGCCGAATTAAGATTCTTACTTTGTGATCTTTCATTTTGACAAGTAACTACAATACCAGTAGGAATATGAGTTATTCTAACTGCAGAATCTGTAGTATTAACATGTTGTCCACCTGCTCCACTTGATCTATATGTATCTATTCTTAAATCTTCCTTTTTTAAATTCACTTCAACATCATCTTCTATTTCAGGTGTTACATTTACTGCTGCAAAAGATGTATGACGTCTAGCATTAGAATCAAAAGGAGAAATTCTAACTAATCTATGAACTCCTTTTTCACAACTTAAATATCCATAAGCATAATCACCTTTAATAGATAAAGTTATACTTTTAATACCGGCTTCATCACCATGTAAAATATCTAAAACTTCTATTTTAAATTTATGATTACCTGCCCATCTATCATACATTCTATATAGCATAGATACCCAATCACAGGCTTCTGTTCCTCCAGCTCCTGAATTTATTGTAAGTATTGCTGAATTTATATCATACTTACCACTTAAGAGTTCTTTTTTCTTAAATTCATTAAACTTATTTACAAATATCAAAGTTTCTGTTTCAAGTTCTACTAAGTCCACTTCTGATTGTTTATAGAAATCATATATTATTTCCATGTTATCATAAGAATCCACTAAATCCTTTATATCTTGTATCCTCTGTTTAATTATATATATATCTTTTAATACACTTTGTGATTTTTGATTGTTTTTATAGAAATTTTCATCCATAGTTTGTAATTCTAATTCTTTTAAACTATTTTCTAATTTTTCTAATTCAAAGATGCTCCTTTATAGATAAAAAATCATTTTTTTTATCTTCTATTAATTTTTTTAATTCATATTCTTCCATAGCCATAATATCACTTCCTTTTTATTTTAATTATTAATTCTATGAAAATATTTTTGTTAGTATTAAGTTAAGAACTATTACTATAACTATACTAGATAACATAATCTTCCCTAAATCAACCTTTTTAAATGTCATATATGCAATAATTATAGATGCAAATATAGAAAGAGCTACTTCATATACACTAGTTCCTATGGATATGAAAATATTAGGAAAAAATAGTATAACAAGTACAGAAATAGGTATAGCTTCTAAAAACTTATCCATAAATTTATTACGTGGAAGAGGGATAAATTCTCCTGCTATTCTAAAAAGTTGTGTTAATATCCCAACAAGTATAATTATTATCCACATTCTCATTCTTTATCACCTCTCATTGAAATACTAGCATATATTAAACTTGTTAGTATAAGTATAAGAACTATTTTTAAACTTTCACTAATACCATTAAATGGTGGTATAAATATGAAAACTAACTTAAGTATTAAAGTAATCAATATTATTCTAATATTTTTAAA
Above is a window of Pseudostreptobacillus hongkongensis DNA encoding:
- the prfB gene encoding peptide chain release factor 2 (programmed frameshift); amino-acid sequence: MEEYELKKLIEDKKNDFLSIKSIFELEKLENSLKELELQTMDENFYKNNQKSQSVLKDIYIIKQRIQDIKDLVDSYDNMEIIYDFYKQSEVDLVELETETLIFVNKFNEFKKKELLSGKYDINSAILTINSGAGGTEACDWVSMLYRMYDRWAGNHKFKIEVLDILHGDEAGIKSITLSIKGDYAYGYLSCEKGVHRLVRISPFDSNARRHTSFAAVNVTPEIEDDVEVNLKKEDLRIDTYRSSGAGGQHVNTTDSAVRITHIPTGIVVTCQNERSQSKNLNSAMKVLRAKLFEIEMQNRENELKNLKGVESKIEWGSQIRSYVFQPYKLVKDHRTNYEEGNVDKVMDGDIDAFIDEYLKIKREMESDI
- a CDS encoding AzlD domain-containing protein, whose translation is MRMWIIIILVGILTQLFRIAGEFIPLPRNKFMDKFLEAIPISVLVILFFPNIFISIGTSVYEVALSIFASIIIAYMTFKKVDLGKIMLSSIVIVIVLNLILTKIFS